The following proteins are co-located in the Seriola aureovittata isolate HTS-2021-v1 ecotype China chromosome 7, ASM2101889v1, whole genome shotgun sequence genome:
- the LOC130172279 gene encoding c-Myc-binding protein-like, translating to MAHYRPSDTKREQFRRYLEKAGVVDSLTSVLVALYEQPERPNNALEFVKQHLGAAGQISADTEALQQEVIDLRQRCARLAEENKDLKTRLQRHEPVSEDGSTAE from the exons ATGGCACACTACAGA CCTTCGGACACCAAAAGGGAGCAGTTTCGGAGATACTTGGAGAAAGCTGGTGTTGTTGACAGTCTTACCAGTG TACTCGTGGCTTTGTATGAACAACCTGAACGGCCCAACAATGCTCTGGA ATTTGTGAAGCAGCATCTCGGTGCCGCTGGACAGATTTCAGCAGACACTGAGGCTCTGCAGCAGGAGGTGATTGACCTGAGGCAGAGATGTGCACGTCtggcagaggaaaacaaagaccTCAAGACAAGG CTGCAGCGCCATGAACCCGTGTCAGAAGATGGATCCACAGCTGAGTAG
- the rhbdl2 gene encoding rhomboid-related protein 2: MDDYDVEQQEPLPVDRDGREFRIEEDQADGNRKLGCCEKFQHTVSKWMLPEDLRSKYLERANCCPPPIFIILISIGELAVFIYYAVWKPQKQWVTLDEGIWTSPLTYKPESRQEAWRFFSYMFVHAGVEHIVGNLVMQLLLGIPLELVHKGFEVGMVYLAGVLAGSLASSIFDPLSALVGASGGVYALIGGYFMNAVVNFREMIPLLGVFRILAIVIFVGTDFGFAFYRRFVNHEDGLNVSFVAHFGGIVAGMTIGYIFFSAYNKKLLKDPRFWLCIVGYIVFVLFAVLFNIFLTPAP; the protein is encoded by the exons ATGGACGACTATGACGTTGAGCAGCAGGAGCCGTTACCCGTGGACCGCGATGGGAGAGAGTTTAGGATTGAAGAGGACCAGGCTGATGGTAACAGGAAGCTGGGATGCTGTGAGAAGTTCCAGCATACTGTGTCCAAGTGGATGCTTCCAGAAGACTTGCGCAGCAAGTACCTGGAACGTGCCAACTGCTGCCCACCccccatcttcatcatcctcatcagtATTGGAGAG TTGGCAGTGTTTATCTACTACGCTGTGTGGAAGCCTCAGAAACAGTGGGTGACCCTGGATGAAGGCATCTGGACCAGCCCTCTGACCTACAAGCCTGAGAGCAGGCAGGAAGCATGGCGCTTCTTCTCCTACATGTTTGTCCACGCCGG TGTGGAGCACATAGTGGGCAACCTGGtgatgcagctgctgctggggaTCCCGCTGGAACTGGTCCATAAAGGGTTTGAAGTGGGAATGGTTTACCTTGCCGGCGTCCTGGCTG GCTCTTTGGCCAGCTCCATCTTTGATCCTCTCAGTGCACTGGTGGGGGCCTCTGGGGGTGTTTACGCCCTAATAGGAGGCTATTTTATGAATGCAGTGGTG AATTTCCGAGAAATGATTCCCCTCCTTGGAGTGTTTCGCATCCTCGCCATAGTGATATTTG TCGGCACGGATTTTGGATTTGCCTTCTACAGAAGATTTGTCAATCATGAGGATGGTTTGAAT GTGTCATTTGTGGCTCATTTTGGAGGAATTGTGGCAGGGATGACCATTGGTTACATCTTCTTCAGTGCTTACAACAAGAAGCTACTCAAGGACCCACGCTTCTGGCTGTGCATAGTGGGCTACATAGTCTTTGTGCTCTTTGCTGTGCTCTTCAATATCTTTCTCACACCAGCACCGTAG
- the rragca gene encoding ras-related GTP binding Ca yields the protein MSIQYDVEQLADSYGVADSFPKDFGYGEEEADIEDSPAPSDSKPRILLMGLRRSGKSSIQKVVFHKMSPNETLFLESTNKIYKDDISSSSFVNFQIWDFPGQVDFFDPTFDYEMIFRGTGALIFVIDAQDDYVEALGRLHLTVSRAYRVNPEINFEVFIHKVDGLSDDHKIETQRDIHQRANDDLADASLEKLHLSFYLTSIYDHSIFEAFSKVVQKLIPQLPTLENLLNIFISNSGIEKAFLFDVVSKIYIATDSSPVDMQSYELCCDMIDVVIDVSCIYGLREDGSGSAYDKESMAIIKLNNTTVLYLKEVTKFLALVCILREESFERKGLIDYNFHCFRKAIHEVFEVGVSTQRPMGSQAVGSPCNKAVALNGTPRNTV from the exons ATGTCGATTCAGTACGATGTGGAACAGCTGGCTGACAGCTACGGGGTAGCGGACTCGTTCCCCAAAGATTTCGGTTACGGTGAAGAGGAGGCCGACATCGAGGACAGCCCGGCTCCGTCCGACAGCAAACCCAGAATCCTGCTCATGGGTTTGAGAAGAAGTGGCAAGTCATCGATACAGAAG GTGGTTTTCCACAAAATGTCTCCCAATGAGACCTTGTTCCTGGAGAGCACCAACAAGATCTACAAGGACGACATATCCAGCAGCTCATTCGTCAATTTCCAGATCTGGGACTTCCCAGGCCAAGTTGACTTCTTCGACCCCACCTTCGACTATGAGATGATCTTCAGAGGAACCGGGGCTTTGATATTTGTCATTGATGCTCAG GATGACTATGTGGAGGCTCTGGGCAGGCTCCACCTCACTGTGTCGCGGGCCTACAGGGTAAATCCAGAGATTAACTTTGAGGTTTTTATCCACAAAGTGGACGGCCTGTCAGACGATCACAAGATCGAGACCCAGAGAGACATCCACCAGAGAGCCAATGACGATCTGGCTGACGCTAGCTTAGAGAAGCTGCATCTCAG CTTTTACCTGACAAGTATTTATGACCACTCCATCTTTGAGGCCTTCAGCAAAGTGGTGCAGAAGCTCATCCCTCAACTCCCCACTCTGGAGAACCTCCTAAACATCTTTATTTCT AATTCAGGGATAGAGAAGGCCTTTCTGTTTGATGTGGTCAGTAAGATCTACATCGCCACAGACAGCTCTCCTGTAGACATGCAGTCCTATGAGCTGTGCTGTGATATGATCGATGTGGTCATTGACGTCTCCTGCATCTATGG CCTGAGGGAGGATGGCAGCGGCAGTGCCTACGACAAGGAGTCCATGGCCATCATCAAGCTCAACAACACCACTGTGCTGTACCTGAAAGAGGTCACCAAGTTCCTGGCCCTTGTCTGCATCCTGCGAGAAGAAAGTTTTGAGCGCAAAG GATTGATAGACTACAACTTCCACTGTTTCCGGAAGGCCATCCATGAAGTATTCGAGGTGGGCGTTTCCACCCAGCGTCCAATGGGCTCCCAGGCTGTGGGCTCACCCTGCAACAAGGCTGTTGCATTGAATGGCACGCCGCGCAACACTGTCTAG
- the gja9a gene encoding gap junction protein alpha 9a translates to MGDWNFLGGILEEVHIHSTMVGKIWLTILFIFRMLVLGVAAEDVWNDEQADFICNTEQPGCRNVCYDLAFPISLIRFWVLQVIFVSSPSLVYMGHALYRLRALEKARQKKKALLRKELELVDVELAEARKRIEREMKQLDQGKLNKPPLRGSLLRTYVAHIVTRSFVEVAFMTGQYLLYGFHLYPLFKCERDPCPNAIDCYVSRPTEKSVFMVFMQCIAAISLFLNILEIMHLGYKRIKKAILDFYPHLRDERDELDDYYANKNKKESVVQICTGASRKATIASAPGDYTLLLERAQGTVMYPHLIKTSTFLPLQGEQATQQDLDDCRSSAQSPPGYNCTPTTNEPSPPCCDSLINPKQEAEDFLHLPPHTEGDSSERESPDSPKRPQRAAHASSFPTLPVSASRKPWMAHGSSKCSTVLEGKSSDTDSYGGAKASSGPPSSRTQSKSDDKHQSGASTPESLDYSSSGSGPNPRPSSSNCKTSMASNASSRRAPDLQI, encoded by the coding sequence ATGGGGGACTGGAACTTCCTTGGGGGGATTTTAGAGGAGGTGCATATCCACTCCACTATGGTCGGCAAGATCTGGCTCACCATCCTGTTCATCTTTCGTATGCTGGTCCTCGGGGTGGCAGCGGAGGATGTGTGGAACGACGAGCAGGCTGACTTCATATGCAACACCGAGCAGCCTGGATGCAGGAACGTGTGCTACGACCTGGCTTTCCCAATCTCCCTCATCCGCTTCTGGGTGCTGCAGGTCATATTTGTGTCTTCTCCCTCGCTGGTTTACATGGGCCATGCTCTCTACAGGCTCCGGGCGCTGGAGAAGGCAcggcagaagaagaaggcacTGCTGCGGAAGGAGCTGGAGTTGGTCGATGTGGAGTTGGCAGAAGCCAGGAAGAGGATTGAGCGGGAGATGAAGCAGCTTGATCAGGGGAAGCTCAACAAACCTCCTCTGAGAGGCTCTCTGCTCCGCACATACGTGGCTCATATTGTAACCCGCTCTTTTGTCGAAGTGGCCTTCATGACAGGCCAGTATCTCCTTTATGGCTTTCACCTCTACCCGCTCTTCAAGTGTGAGCGGGATCCTTGTCCGAATGCTATAGACTGTTATGTTTCCAGACCAACAGAGAAAAGTGTCTTCATGGTGTTCATGCAATGCATTGCTGCAATCTCCCTCTTCCTAAACATCTTGGAGATCATGCATCTGGGCTACAAGAGGATTAAAAAGGCCATCCTAGACTTCTACCCTCACTTGAGAGATGAGAGGGATGAACTTGATGACTACTATGccaataagaataaaaaagaatctGTTGTGCAAATATGCACCGGTGCTTCTCGAAAGGCAACAATCGCCTCTGCACCCGGTGACTACACCCTCTTGCTGGAGAGGGCGCAGGGCACAGTTATGTACCCACACCTTATCAAAACTTCAACTTTTCTACCTCTTCAGGGTGAGCAGGCCACTCAGCAGGATTTGGATGATTGCAGAAGTTCAGCTCAAAGCCCCCCAGGGTATAACTGCACCCCGACTACCAATGAGCCCAGCCCACCGTGCTGCGACTCCCTGATTAATCCAAAGCAGGAGGCCGAGGACTTTTTAcatcttcctccacacactGAGGGAGACAGCAGTGAACGAGAGAGCCCAGACTCTCCGAAACGCCCACAGAGGGCAGCTCACGCCTCCTCCTTCCCCACGCTGCCAGTGAGCGCATCAAGGAAACCGTGGATGGCTCACGGCTCCTCAAAATGCTCCACAGTGCTAGAGGGTAAAAGCTCTGACACAGATTCATATGGGGGTGCAAAAGCCAGTAGTGGACCTCCTTCCTCTCGAACTCAGTCAAAATCAGATGACAAACATCAAAGCGGGGCCTCCACCCCAGAGTCACTGGATTACTCCAGCTCAGGATCCGGGCCCAACCCGAGACCATCTTCCTCCAACTGCAAAACATCAATGGCAAGTAACGCAAGCAGCAGAAGAGCTCCGGACCTGCAAATCTAA